The Nitrospirota bacterium DNA window ATACCTATATTTGACTCTGCAGAAGTGATTTTGTCATGCTAATACAATGAAAAGAAATATTATATTAATCACAATATGTGTCATAATCCTTCTGGGGATATATATAATTATAGAATTAATAACCCCCCTGCCTCTTGGCAAAAAGAACATAGAGATCGAAATACCTAAAGGCGCAACATTCAGGTATGTAGCAGATTTGTTCGAAAAAGAAAATATACTAAGAGATAAAAATCTTTTTCTTTTCATTGGAAGAGTAACAGGACTGGACAGAAAAATCCGTGCAGGATATTATTCAATTTATAGCTCGATGAACCTTCTTGATCTCCTGTCAGTTTTAAGAAAAGGACAGATTATTGAATATGAAATAACAATAGTCGAGGGTGACTCTCTTATTGAAATAGCTGAAAAATTATCAAAAAAGGGGATTGTCAATGAAAAGGATTTCTGGCAATTATCAAAGGATGAAGATTTTCTTAACTGGCACGAAATAGATGCTCCATCATTTGAAGGGTATCTTTTCCCTGAGACATATAAAATACCAAAGGGTATGGCACCTGAAGATGCGATAGGAATGATGATTAACAGGTTGCGTGATAAATTCGTTGATGAATTTTTAAACAGAGCAGAAGAGATAAATCTTTCAGAGAGGGAAGTTCTGACTC harbors:
- the mltG gene encoding endolytic transglycosylase MltG — encoded protein: MKRNIILITICVIILLGIYIIIELITPLPLGKKNIEIEIPKGATFRYVADLFEKENILRDKNLFLFIGRVTGLDRKIRAGYYSIYSSMNLLDLLSVLRKGQIIEYEITIVEGDSLIEIAEKLSKKGIVNEKDFWQLSKDEDFLNWHEIDAPSFEGYLFPETYKIPKGMAPEDAIGMMINRLRDKFVDEFLNRAEEINLSEREVLTLASIIEKEAVIDVERPLISAVYHNRMKKGMRLQADPTAIYGIKSSKEKITARDLKRKTSYNTYYIKGLPPGPIASPGIKSIIAALYPADVPYLYFVSNNDGTHHFSVTADEHNAAVQLYREKKQQEKQIDREFDEDLENHETS